The following is a genomic window from Bactrocera tryoni isolate S06 chromosome 2, CSIRO_BtryS06_freeze2, whole genome shotgun sequence.
ggacaccaccctgttGAACCCCTTGTTGATTCCTTCTCAATTTTGGGGTTTTACCTCTAAATTATACGAATGATTGACGACCACTCAAGTAATAGTGGTCCACCTCTTCAGTtctggagggagcgtagttttTTCTATGTCCTGCAGAAGCGGTGTGTGACTGTGTCAAAGGCTTTTTCAATACCGAAAACTCTAGTTTTCCAAATAATCTACTTGGTAACACAAATTGTAATCATTTTTCAACTTcattatgcaaaaaattttagattaacCTACCTGTGAATTGAGATGTGAGCAAAATGAAATAGTGTTTACTGCAGCTCCTTGCAATTTAAgcgtaaaaaagaagaatatgCATTGGGTGCATTGTGGCtgaatattgcatatttttcaattaaagcgTTTAATAGTATCATAATTGCATACCAATTTCTTTCACAACATTGAGCAATAGAAgcaactgaaaattaaaaaattaaaaagaaataattaaaaatcaaaaaataattaaaaactaaaaaatatttagtctaCATTATGCCTCGCGTCGAAATATCACACCTCCGCTCCAATTTCGGCTGTGCCGTCCACTACTCATCCGCGTACGGTTTGTAGCTAACGATCTGGCGCGCCAATATGTTAAGTATCTCACGCGCTTGCACATCTTGGTGCTCGTGTATGATGCCCGTAATGCGCGCACACTCTTTGATGTAATTCTCCAATTCACGTGAATTTAGCGGCTTACTGGCATCCTTCGCCGTAATGGACTGCACACATTTGCTGGTCATATTGGCCAGTTGTGTGCGCGCGGCGCTGAACACCTCGTCCAAGTCGAAGAGCTCGAGTGGTGGAGCGGCAGGCTCGCTGAAGATGGGTGGGAAAGTCTGAAGCGATGGCgaagaataaaatattagatatatttgtacttaatgcatttttttttaattttaacacaaaCCGCTAACTGTAATGGCGGCAGCGGAATCTCAAATTGcggcttaattatttttaacggTTCATATTTGACATTCAATTGTTCGTATGTCGTCATTACATCCTTCAGCAGGCGATTACTTAGCGAGTAGATTGTCATGTCGAACATTTGTTTGAAATCGGCAGGTGTTTCGGTGCCGCCAATGGAGTCGATCAGACAAGCTTTCGGCAAATCAGCAATGAAGGCGATATCGGTAAATGTTTTGTTGTCGTTTATCTGTAAAAACCAGCGGAAGGCAGCAATTTCGCTTAGTCAATTATTTAAGTTTGCTTAATCATATTTCAAACGTTTCCCCACCTCCACATCGTTGAAGTCCAAATGCGAATATTGTATTTCATTGCCGCCCAAAAGTTGTATAAAATATTCCAATAACGCATCGTTTGTCTTATCACTCTGCAAATACTTATCGTGCCACATGTAGCCAGAGCCGATGGCGAGTATCTTGCCACCATGCTCGTTGACGTAGTAACCAGCTAGTGGTCTAAAAAGCGCCAAATACTACAAAAGTGTACCCATTTAAAATCGAAAACGCTTACCGATTAAAGGGATAAACAACCGGTCCTGTGCTTAGTAGCACATTCGCCGGTTCTGAGACGTTTAGCGTCGCGCCGTATGGATACTGAAagtgtattttgtatttctcaTCGCTAAAGTCATAATCGACCATCTCGATATCTTGTTTGATCAAATGCCGCCACATCGACTCGCAAACCACCCCACCGCCGATAATGCACTCCTTAGGATGGAAATTTTTGTAGTAATGTGGGCGCACAACGGTGTCTGAAAGATCAAATATGTGCATGTTAGGACCCACTGGCGTTCCTATATTCCGTCAAACTCACCGCTATTTATGTAGATGCCATATTGTTCTAGAAAGAAATTCACATTTGTATTGAATTCCTGTTCGCCACCTTCGCCGAGCAACACCCACAATTTGCCACCCTTTTCCACAAATTCCTTCAACACTTGAAACTCTTCCTCGGTGAAGCGATCCTGCGGTCCGGCCAGCACAAATATGCCCACACGCTGCAACCGTTCTTTCTTCAGCTCACCATCGCTCCTATTAGACAGCTTTTTAACGTCATGTTGAACAAACTTTGCTTTATACTTACTGTTCAACTTTCCAATTTACTTTCAGTTTGCGATGCAGCATTTTATAGTTATCCGACAATTGGAAACGTTCATTTTTCGATATGTCAAAGCAAATGACACCTTTAGACATTTTTCagttattacaattttttatttttaagtaattaaaatgttaaatgcATTAACGCAGTGTATTTTCAACAAGCCGGCTTGTGTTGTTCGTTTCCGTTTCCTAGCAACACTTCATTGCAATTCGATTTGAATAAGTTTAATAGTGATGCCGGACAAACAGTTTAACATtaactgtaaaaatataaattcatttttCCAAGTTCGATTTAATCATATCTTCGATTTTGAAGcttatttgaaaattactaaaatcttttatattacAAACAGCTTCTAAAAGCAAAATCATTTTTGACAATTACTGCACTCGCTACTCTGCAGTGCTGCCCATTCTCAACTATTTGCTGTAGTTCTGCAATGGCAACATCACCACCGCGGAGCTGTCAATTTGACTTTTCACCTTTTCAAGCAGCGACGAACAGCGAGCCAGCGAGCTTGTGTGTGTTGAAAATTACGAAATAAATCaaagtttttgtcaaaaatcgaaaatttgtgTGATCGCAGATCGCGAATATTTGTTGATTTGATATCAAACTCAGTAGTTAAATTACACAAAAATGGCTTCGGTTTGTGGGCGTATGGCTTTGCGTGCGGCGACACGTCAAAATTTGCAATACACTCCAGCGCGTTTCTGTAAAAGTAAGTGAAACTTGCGGAAAGgcacataaaatgaaaaaaaccgTGATGTAAAGGTGTAGCGCCTCCATATGTCGGGATTATCTAGGAAGAAGCTATTAAAACTGTATTACCAGAAGGTTATGGCACTGCGAACTTTTCATATGGCACCTATTTGACAGTTCGCACGCATTTTTCTCGTGTGACGAGTATATCTAAGCATGAGCGGCAGGGTCGGGATGTGAATGTTACGTAATGTAAAAGAACACAAAACTGGAGTTTAtgaacttttttcataaaattttataaaaattaataactacaAGCAATATTTTCAACACTAGCGATTAGGAACTCTATGTTTATGTAACCATTTATTGACGTTCAGCCGAACGTTCAATCACATTATCAATAGATTTTCTCGgaaccatttttttaaatttatctttGAGTACAAAAGTATTAaagtaatgttttcttaacTCATTAGTATTATAGTAGCCGACGCCCATTATGTCAGATAATTATAATGCAAGTCGAATGTATTGAAAGTCCCCCAATGACCGCAAACTGTTTATGTAACTTTTAcagttgaaagtttttttttagtttgacaCAATCATATGCCAATATGCGATGTTTATTTGCCTTGTTGGAATGTCTAACTTGCTAAAGTattgaaataaaacataaaGTGTATAGACCAATGTGATGCAGTTTTAAGTACTGCGATGTTTGGCTGTTAGAAACCCCCACCCCTcaaatctttattatatttatgtatattttatcaaatatttttagtatttacttaatataacatgtttttatatacattttacacCAGTAAAtacataacaaaattttaacacCACACTTTGGTACTTATATTATTCTTTGTAGTGATGAACGACCCTATGGAGCACGCTACCGGTATTGAAAAGCGTGAACTGCTGGCCAAAGCCGCTGGTAACGATAATCCCTTCGACATGAAAGTGTTCAAGCGTGGCGCTGGCACCAAAGATTCTCCCAACCTGATACCATCAGCATTCGATGCCCGTATTGTCGGTTGCATCTGTAAGTAAAACGACAATTATCAAGTAAACACTTAATGCTAGTATCAAACTAttctaaatatttctttatttccattttatttcggttAACTGTTTGTTGTCATCCTCCCGCATACCAGGCGAAGAAGATCAAACCTATGTACAATGGATGTGGCTGCAAAAGGGCACACCAAAACGTTGTGAATGCGGTCATTGGTTCAAATTGGTTGAAAAGGCTCCtgtttaaatcaaataatttaataaactgCTAATTTCATTTTACTAAGCGAAAAGTAAccaaataaattcacaaaacCAACCACAAAACTCTAAAATTATAGTGAAATATAAAACCGAGAACTTAATGCAAGAATATCAACGTTTGAAAGAGTTGCAAGCTATGTTGGATGTTGCTTTGCTAAAGCCTAAAAATCACCACTGGCATAgaattacataaataattaataaatgaaataagaaCACtgtaatatttaatgttaaatgtATGCGATGAATAGAGCACATACTGCAGTGTGGAAGAGAAACGCCTTGTTTGTTATTAATTGACATCAGTGCATTTTAGTTTTCGAAAGGATTTCTGTCGCTATAtttatttctgctttttttcttcttaattatCCTTAGTTGTTGAACGTGCTTTCTTTACGAGTGAAGTCTTCCTTAATTGTCACTGCAGTCGAGTTGTTTTTGAAAATGctgaataaatacatataatttaattaataagtgATTAGTTAACCTACAATCTTTCAATGATACTTAGACTGAACTTAATTAACCACAAAAAAGCTGTTTGCACGAcggtcgggtctacgtaaccagaACGGGCCCGGATTTTTATATGGCCAAGGACTCGGTGGAATTCTGCCTTTACAACAACCGCagaaaaattacttcaaatataGGATACGCAAACATGTTATTTTCGTGTAAAGTAGGCTGCgcatttattgtaaaaatttattatttcaaattgaaataGCGGCGAGTAAAAAGggaaatttgagttttttgattttagctgaaattagaaataaatacgCTTACACCTGCAAAAGTATGGCATCAATAACAATCAACTGTTCGCTTGCGCTTCGGAAAGCCGCTCGTAAAATCGTTTGCGATTCGATACGCTGCATCTCAAGTACTAAAATTTGTTTAGCGGGTGCGTAGAGAAATATCTATGTTAAGTACACGCTTAATTTAATAATCATTTCGCCCAAAGAAATGAACGATCCCATGGATCATGCAACTGGCATAGAGAAACGTGAATTAGAACAATGGAAGGCTGGTAATAAAGATCCTTGGTTGCTCGACACGGTCTTAAAGCGCGGACCCGGCACCAAGGAGCAGCCAACAATGATACCATCCGCATTCGATGGACGTATTGTGGGCTGTTCCTGTGAGTTGTTAAAGCTGTGCtcatttattttggaaaaaacaatTGATTGGCTCACCATCGTTTCTGATTAGGTAAGGGCAATCGCTTTGTGAACTGGATGTGGCTTGAAAAAGGTGCGCCAAAACGTTGTGAATGTGGATTCTATTTCCAATTGAAGGAAGTAAAGCCGGTTTAAGGCAATGTATAAACAAGAGTGAACAACAgtaattcacatacatacatattattgtatttaattgtAGTTAAATAATTATCATTATAAACTAAAACTGTTAACCTATAGTATAACCGGTCAATAGGTAGCCACTATTACCATTCATATTTACTTCCGGATGCGTGCGATTAGGCAATATTTGATAATAGCGTAACCAATTTGAAGTCAAATGCAGGTTTGTGGCATTTGAACTGCTCTTTAGCTCTACATGCAAATCCATGAGCAACTCTTTACTTTGACTGTACACAACAATCGGTCGGGAGGACTTTACAAATGGTAATAAGGCTTGTACTATGTTACTCGGATGCTCCTTGGCAGCAATTACGAGCCCATCGAATTTCGCGCGCATTAGTTCACAAGCACGACGGTTTTCCACTTGCCATTTTTGTGTTTGCACCGGTGTGTTAACTGATGATATCGCCGGGGACGTACTGTTTTCGCCATTGCTATCACTACTAGTAGAAGATGTAGTTGCGGGTGCTGTAGgccaaaaaaaagttgttttttttttatttttattacttaattgcAGAATATTGTATTTACTAACCCGCATCACCATCGTTCAATTTCTGTTTTTTACTGCTAGGCTCAATCTCTTCTAATGGTGTGCTTGGCTCTGCTGCAACTTCCGGGCCTTCCTGACTTTCACCTTGATAGTACTCACGCAATACGGAATACAAATTTACCGAGATGCAACGCTGCAATTGCTCATGTGGCAAATTTAGGGCGAGCATAGCTTGCTTTTGCGGCACATTACCGGGGTGCATGTGCACCAATGTTGCCTCGGTACCAGCACCCATTGAATTCAGGAAACTAGCTGGTAACAAGCCGTTTGTGCCACTTTCGTACATCAAGTAGTTGCCAAATGCACTCACGCCTGAGTAGGAGATAAGTTGTGAGAGTGTGTCCAAACGCATGCCCATCACTTTGTCAGCATCTTGTCGATAGTAAATCTCCGTAATTAAGCGCAGTGTGGGTCGATGTATTTgcacaaattcaaaatatttcttctcctttttacgtaaatatttttcttgggAGTACTCGGTCTTGGCGTGAAATGTTTtggaattttcaacaattttctcaATAATTTTAGTCGACTCACTATGTTGTTCGCGCAGTTCCTCAATATCCTGTGGTCGCAACGCTTGCGAATCACCATCGTCAATTATGTCGCGATTATCAGCACCACTTGCCGATATACCCAAACGATCGCGTATGTCGCGCATTTCCAATTCATTACACAGCTCTAGCGTGTGTAGACGGAGATTACGTTGTCCACGCTGTTTGGAAGGTGTGGTCTCTTTGGGACACATTTTGAAAGTGGCACTGTAAGGTTGATCCAAAAGCCCGCGTAATTCCAATTGCTCTTTACCCAACATGGATGTTGTATCCAAATTGCCGAATTTCTGCAATTTAGTATACTTTTGTCGCTGAATCACTATATAGTCACCCAATTGAATTTTGGGCATTTCGCTGACTTCAGTTTTTGTCAtggtattattttattgtttaatatattaTGGAACCACACAGAAAAACATAAACCGGGCTTAAACACTTGCTGACCGGAATGTCAAAAAACCAGCGGCAACACGTGAACATAAGTTGAGTTACCACTGTATTGAAATCAGCATTACAATTTatctgttaaaattttatatatttaagtaattaactATATATGTCTATATTTGAGCTATTGGAGATTATttatgtatagaaaatataacaatataattcaaaaaaatttaaacttaaatttcgaAAACGGAGATATGGCAGGTTTATTTCCAGGCGGAAGGAAGCGTATGCTGAAAATAAGCACTTATTCTTTTCTTTAGTTACGGTACTTTGGCTGAAGAGTTGTGAAGCTTTTCTAATTTGCGCGGATTTAAATCaagatatattttaaattaaaggcagaaatcatataaaaatattattgtgttATGATCGCATTTCTTTTTCATAAGTGAAAAGTGTGTTATAGTCAGTGAAAAggcttttgtgtgtgttttatattcagtaaaagtgaaataaagtgTGAAAAATTTCCTAAACGCGTTTAAAAAGTGTTATTTTAAATAGCTAGCATTTTTTCTGTGAAATTCAAAATGGCTGCTGCTTCAGCTATTACTGAAAACGCACACAATTGCGAGGTAAGCAcgcatatatttgaaattatttattaaaaatatttaaaaatttaaaaaagtttaggaGGTACTTTTTATAATGTATGAATATAGGTATATTTCATggattaaatttataaatcaaaatctTGTGTAACCTTCTGGAACAATGTAAATGAGCAAGTCGAACATTGCATCTGTTTCAATGTAcccttttttcaaataagtatGTTTGAAATGAATATTCTGTAACTGAATATCTGTATAAGTGTTCTACTTAcgcaataatgaaaaaaacgaAATCTCGTGTTTCtgctgttttattaaaatatatgcatgACTTGTAATAAcatcaatattaaaattatttagctTCAACCATGATTTTATACTAtagagatatatatatgtaagtattataGTTTGTGCAATCTTGTATGcagtaaaatgtgaaattttactTCTTTACACGTTGTTGATCAGTTAGTATAAATTACTTCAATTAGTAAATcctaattaatatatatatttttttgcattttcgattttttatgcATAAGTTTTTATTTCGGTTTAGATCCATAGGCTTTCAATGTCTAAGGCTAAGCTCTTTCTTGCTTGGTTAAAATAATTAGGTGGTAATAGTAATAAAAGGCGCAAATAAGGAATATTTCATgtattgttaaaattattagtGATGACAATATATTTGAATGTGCAACATGTCAAACAATCGTCTTTATAAATAttcatgtatattttttttaactaagtaaAATTAAGTGCATTATTGTAGTTAATATaatgatataataataatataatgttaataaaatgataatttgaactcaaattaattcaataatcGATTGCAATtacattgtatatataaaaatttcgctTGTCTATCTAACAGAAAGTTGAATTCATTTAAAACAAACgcaaaaatatagtatatgtacatataatatatccCTTGCTGATGTgtcctttaatatatttagttcCATATTTGCAAGGACTATCTGCATAAGCTAAGCAAATTTAAACCAAGCTAATGGAAAGCGCATGTAAGTTATTTGAGTGGCTCCACTGATAATATGCCAGAATACAGATGTATAGTTTCCGGCGTTCCAGTCTCTCAAAACGGGATAGCGACTTTCATatagtttcttttctattttttcggGCGTGTAGTCTCTTTCATCCAATTCCTCTAGTAATCGTAACCAAGCACTAACACTATCCTCCGGATATTCTTCTTTAAAAGCGAACCAATTACCAAAATGTATCGTATACCAAGCATTCTTCGATTTCTTGTTTCCACTCACGATGTGTTGCGTTGCATCGGGCAATGTCAGGCGTGTGGCACTCTCAATTTCATGTTGACGTTGACGTACAGCCTCACGTTGTGCTTCCAACCTATACTGGCACTCCAACTTCAAAAGTTCTTCTTCCACATTTAAAGCTGAGCATGAAGCATTGAATACGTTTTCACTATCTAGAGCTGTGGCTTGTAGATCTGTTGACGTTGTTGTCATTTCTGTTTTATTAGTGCGCCTTTGACGTTGTTGAGCATTTAATTGTGTAGTAGCATAATCAACAATGGGTGGTGGTGGTTGTTGTACTATAATATCATCACTCACTACTGTAGACACAGCCTTACGATATAGTGAAGTTCCAGGAATTTGGCTAGCCACAAAGAAGGCACCAGCTATAGTTATAACACTTGCCGCATAACTAATAGCCATTACAGCAATATTATTTAGTATGAATTTCGCCAATGTAAACGATGGTAACATTTGTCTTAATTCAGTGTATGTCAGCCAACCACGCCGCAATCCTTCACGCCGTGCGAGATGCTTCTCAATGCTactcaatttattgaagaactCCTCATTCGATATGTAAATATTCCATTCCTATTTGTggcaatgaaaatttttttaagaatatatacCTTACATATAACAGTTATTTATACTTACTATAGCACACAAAAATTCCAACTCTAATTTCTTCAGTCTTTTCTCAGTCATATGCCCATCTTCAGCCCAATCACTCAAATAGATTTCCTCATCATGACCAGCATagaattttgtcgaaatcatCTGTAggttataagtaaatatataatgaTACTTCATAGGTTATAAAGATATCTAGATTACAACTACAATAATACGTGACATGTATCCCATAAATAAATCTAACcaagaatatttttatggtAAACTAAACAAAAGCGACAaccataaataagaaaataattaaaaaatgcaaaacagatAACACCGCtctaaaaataatcataaatatgcatattccaATTAGTTTATCAGTTTTGTTTTTCAGCCTATCAATTTTAATGacataaacacaaaaacaaatatttttataagcgcattcaatttataaatttgataAGAATATGTTGTCAAGCGGTTTATCGTTAAAGAAATCAACTAACATcagtttataaattataaaatttgagtGTTTGACTGAGGCTTTGAATGTGGttaggatttttttcaaaatgaccTTCAgcttataaatttatacatatacatgtatataaatttttaaaggaaCAAATGAAAAGAGACAAAATAATCTGAAAGTTGGGGAATCTTGTTGCAATAACAAAGTAGACATTGCGGCTACTCAACAGGTTGTCAACATGTCTTGCGTAATGACTCACaccattaatttaaaaacaaaaacttctcAACCCATTGCTTTTGAATATATGTTCTTACCATTGATACAATAAAAAGCTCTTGTGGTGTTATGCGCAGTACGTACATAGGATCAGCCACATTCAAACGATCCAAATATATTAAAGCCATTATGAGTGAACAGGGAGAAGCATGTACACTACCAGCAGCAACTTTAGTCAAACGTTTTAGAGAGTGACCCTTATGAGGTGCGGAAAATAATTCGGAAGCATATTCGGCGAGTGGACGGGACATTTCCATTTCCTCGTCGAGTGTATCATCACCGAAGTAAAGTGATTTCCGTATACGATCGATGTATTCGCCATGAGGCATCACCTGCAAATTCGAACCTTTATAATCTTACTTACACATGTCactaatttgcattttttacctGACTCGCCTTTGTGGTAGTGGAGTGTGAGCCACCATTGTCTTTGCGCTTTCTGGCGCTACGCCCAAAAGCCATTTTTACTACGTCGTTTAATAATGATAGTTCTCGTATTTTGTTTGATACAAAATTACACTACAAATTTGTGCGTAccaattaacaaacaaaaaatttaatgcaaaaattgaaGTTAAAGTTGAATTATTTTACAGATAATGCtttacaaatcaaaacaaaaaactttcacAACACCGTGTGGTAAATTCTACACGATTGTGAATGACTTATTTCGTTTCACATGCCTTGATTCAGCGGAATGGTTCGGAAATGTTTGTAAAATTCGTTGGTTCTGCCAGGGTTGCACAAAGTGCAAtgcgaattttaaaaaattgtttttatttaaatatgtgtatttaatatgaatttataaGACCAAAACAAtgctttaatttgtttttagtaCACATAagtaattttatgtaaatttgtaaatcGATCTAGTCCACTGTATTCTAATCTATtccaaaaagaaatttattcagAATGTGGTCGAactaaaattgttgttgttaattcaGACATAGggaattttgacatttctcgaCCTACCGCGAAAATTAGTAAACAAATGTACGATTTCAAATTACGTCTGAAGGTATTCCAAAGTTCTTTAAGTTATGAGTGATTTTAAAGTGCCAACATGTGGGAGCACATCAATGTCGGTAACTACCTTGGATCCCGTGGAAGCGATGGACATAGATGAACAGAGTGAATATGTTTCTGATGAAAAGGAAGATAAAGAATTCGAGAAACTACTTTGGTCTATAGATGATGACACGCTCTTCCAGCCACTTGGTTTTACAAATCACGGCACCGATGCTGGGAAAACAGTATTTGTAACGTGGAATGAAGAATATCTGCTAAATTTTGTATTCAAACGCTCAAAGCGAACGAAGAAAATTAGTTTGACAAAAGTGCGTTTGCCAATGCCTTCAGGAGAAATAGTAAACGACATGTTCATACTCGAATTGAATGCCTTGCTGCTTATGCGAAGTGGACATGTATACTATTTCAGTTCAGTGAAATCTATGCATGCAGTTGACTGGCTCAATGACACTGGCGGTGGAGTGCGTTGCATGGCTTTGGCGCCACCAACGGGATTTAGTTGCATACGTTATCTAGCAACAGAGAAGGCGCTTGTGTTAGAGATGTATCGAGATGTGCCAGACATAGGACGTAATGCACCCGCATTATTGCAGCGTTGTGATATTACATTTGATGACAGAAATATATTCAACTGTTCATGGGAGGATGAACGTTACACACTAGTATCTCAACAAGTTACGgaagataatttaaattttctaaagtgTGTACTTATGGAGGAAGTAGATTTAGAAGTCGGACAATGGCTACACATATTTACGGTATCCAGTAACGTATTTGCATTGATTGTAGGTACTTGTTATGACGCATTGGAAAGCGATTAATATTTGATCgataatgttttattttgttttagccCCAGCCGAGCATAATGACGATGATAATGATAAAAATACTAGTTGCGAATATAACATACAGTTGCTCTGTACTTACGCTACCAATGTTGATTCTGTGCAAATAGACTGTGTTGAGCAACGCTGTCTTATTTTTCTGCAATGTGGTACCATTGATATCTGGTATTATTCACGGATAATTTGTGGCTTGCGACGCATGCAACATCACACTGGTTCACAATATAGTCACCAAGTGTATGCAGCCAGCACACGCTGCTTCTACTTTACAGACGAAGAACAGGTGGCACAACTGCATTTCAGCTATAATGCCGAAACGGACTGTTGTCGTGTGCAAGAGACCTACAAAGTCATACCTGGCATGGTAGCATGTACTTGGGTAGAGACTCAGCGACAGTTGATTTGTTTAAgttgcaataatatattttataaaattacttttgaaCCAACAGTCAACGCCAAAGCGTCCAATGTAAGTGGAAGCTTTTCGGAAGCGATAAATACGGAATATGAGAATTTTCAAAAGTTGTACGAGTTGACACCAGCTCGATTGTCGCGTCTACTCGCACGCGGGGAACTAGTAGACGAATTGACACAGTTACCGAAACAAATGCATGCAGCTGTTGAACAAGAATGTGTAAAGCAACAATTGCTTGCCGTTGCCTCAAATCGTCACCTATATCGGTACATCGCGAAAGCGCGTCTGGTTTACAGTGTGCAATTGCCAACGGCATTCCAGCCAGATGTGATTATAATGTATGCAAATAATTATTACCAACTACATCATGACAGTTATGTGGCACTTATATATATGCAAATCAACAAGGACGATGTATTGCACGGCGGTGACAgcctttggcatttatttataaatgttgacTGCAGTGAGAGCTATATGCTACACATACCCAATACGCTACTAGAGCAGCAATTATGCATTGTAATACCCTTAAAGCGGACTGAAAAGACGCTGCTAGCAGAGTTTGAGATCAAATTGTACACGCTTGTGTGCTTGGAGGCCGATTTTGTGGCGGTGTCGTTGCCCATTGATTTGGAAATAAATGGTGCTACTTATGCTGAACTCTTTACTAGCTATAAACGTTGTGTGACTATTTGCAACAACTATGATATTCAAAAGTTAATAGCGAATTTCCTTAATCAAATGCggaaaaaagacaaaaaagcaaaagtggATGAAGCACAGCAAGGAGAGCATATATTGAAACATACCTTGCACCTGCCTTCCACTTGTCCTTTCAACAGTATTGCCAAGTGCGTCAATGTGCCTAATGTGGTAGCACAAAGCATTGAATGTTACTTTATGTCAACAGCCATCAAAAT
Proteins encoded in this region:
- the LOC120768093 gene encoding uncharacterized protein LOC120768093, coding for MSDFKVPTCGSTSMSVTTLDPVEAMDIDEQSEYVSDEKEDKEFEKLLWSIDDDTLFQPLGFTNHGTDAGKTVFVTWNEEYLLNFVFKRSKRTKKISLTKVRLPMPSGEIVNDMFILELNALLLMRSGHVYYFSSVKSMHAVDWLNDTGGGVRCMALAPPTGFSCIRYLATEKALVLEMYRDVPDIGRNAPALLQRCDITFDDRNIFNCSWEDERYTLVSQQVTEDNLNFLKCVLMEEVDLEVGQWLHIFTVSSNVFALIVAPAEHNDDDNDKNTSCEYNIQLLCTYATNVDSVQIDCVEQRCLIFLQCGTIDIWYYSRIICGLRRMQHHTGSQYSHQVYAASTRCFYFTDEEQVAQLHFSYNAETDCCRVQETYKVIPGMVACTWVETQRQLICLSCNNIFYKITFEPTVNAKASNVSGSFSEAINTEYENFQKLYELTPARLSRLLARGELVDELTQLPKQMHAAVEQECVKQQLLAVASNRHLYRYIAKARLVYSVQLPTAFQPDVIIMYANNYYQLHHDSYVALIYMQINKDDVLHGGDSLWHLFINVDCSESYMLHIPNTLLEQQLCIVIPLKRTEKTLLAEFEIKLYTLVCLEADFVAVSLPIDLEINGATYAELFTSYKRCVTICNNYDIQKLIANFLNQMRKKDKKAKVDEAQQGEHILKHTLHLPSTCPFNSIAKCVNVPNVVAQSIECYFMSTAIKITHMPAEKYIILESMDPVALCYLKLHLLNNMPELLANRDEVDASERRQSLMQLQCELTQCTNALLQASAHDESMTSNDSGAAAYSMELQQLKNIYSKLRQDFHKLYS